One part of the Caproiciproducens sp. CPB-2 genome encodes these proteins:
- a CDS encoding STAS domain-containing protein (This anti-anti-sigma factor, or anti-sigma factor antagonist, belongs to a family that includes characterized members SpoIIAA, RsbV, RsfA, and RsfB.), with product MGVRLILKDGEMTAVLSGEIDHHSAREIRGAIDEAASKVKPKLLTLDFSGVQFMDSSGVGLIMGRCKLMQIWGGSVRIANLQPKIEKIVSLAGLNQLCSIVKDVKIHEANE from the coding sequence ATGGGTGTCAGATTAATACTGAAGGATGGCGAGATGACCGCCGTGCTGAGCGGAGAGATCGACCATCATTCCGCACGGGAAATCCGCGGCGCCATTGACGAGGCGGCGTCGAAAGTAAAACCGAAGCTGCTGACGCTTGATTTTTCAGGGGTGCAGTTTATGGACAGTTCCGGTGTGGGGCTGATTATGGGGCGCTGCAAGCTGATGCAGATTTGGGGCGGCAGTGTCAGAATCGCAAATCTACAGCCGAAAATAGAAAAAATCGTTTCGCTTGCAGGTTTAAACCAGCTATGCAGTATTGTAAAGGATGTGAAAATTCATGAAGCCAATGAATGA
- the metA gene encoding homoserine O-acetyltransferase MetA, giving the protein MPIKIQENLPAVEVLESENIFVMTHQRAITQDIRPLKIVILNLMPTKIDTETQLLRLLGNSPLQVDVELMQMATHISKNTSASHLNTFYKTFDELKDEKFDGMIITGAPVENLPFEEVDYWDELCKIMAWSRRNVYSTLHICWGAQAGLYYHFGVPKYQLPEKLSGVFLHHLLDCRHPLVRGFDDNFFSPHSRNTEVRIKDIEKIEDLIVLTASEEAGVHIIARKNGRQFFVTGHLEYDCNTLANEYFRDLRKGIHPHIPKHYFPNDDVTQEPPFVWRSHANLLFINWLNYYVYQQTPYDLKDLTDN; this is encoded by the coding sequence ATGCCAATCAAAATACAGGAAAACCTTCCGGCAGTGGAAGTGCTGGAGTCGGAAAATATATTTGTTATGACGCATCAGCGCGCGATCACGCAGGATATCCGCCCGCTGAAAATCGTAATCCTCAATCTGATGCCCACAAAGATCGATACGGAAACGCAGCTTCTGCGGCTTTTGGGAAATTCCCCTTTACAGGTGGATGTCGAACTGATGCAGATGGCGACGCATATTTCCAAGAATACTTCGGCGTCGCATCTCAATACTTTTTACAAAACATTTGACGAATTGAAGGACGAAAAATTCGACGGCATGATTATTACGGGTGCCCCTGTCGAAAACCTGCCTTTTGAAGAAGTCGATTATTGGGACGAGCTCTGCAAAATCATGGCCTGGAGCAGGCGCAACGTTTATTCCACGCTGCACATCTGCTGGGGAGCTCAGGCCGGACTCTATTATCACTTCGGAGTGCCGAAATATCAGCTGCCCGAAAAGCTTTCCGGCGTATTTCTTCACCATCTGCTCGACTGCCGGCATCCGCTGGTCCGCGGCTTTGACGACAATTTCTTTTCGCCGCATTCCAGAAATACCGAAGTCAGGATAAAGGACATTGAAAAAATAGAGGATTTGATCGTCCTGACCGCTTCGGAGGAAGCCGGAGTCCATATTATCGCCAGAAAGAACGGCAGGCAGTTCTTTGTCACCGGCCATCTGGAGTACGACTGCAACACGCTGGCCAATGAATATTTCCGGGACCTGAGAAAAGGAATCCATCCGCATATTCCAAAACATTATTTCCCGAATGACGACGTTACGCAGGAACCGCCCTTTGTGTGGCGCAGCCACGCAAACCTTCTGTTCATCAACTGGCTGAACTATTATGTATACCAGCAGACGCCGTACGACCTGAAAGATCTTACCGATAACTGA
- a CDS encoding bifunctional folylpolyglutamate synthase/dihydrofolate synthase, giving the protein MITYEEALQKIESLLRFGSRPGLERVEKLLALLGNPQDRLKFVHVAGTNGKGSTCALIASVLKKSQYQTGLFISPFVTDFCERMQINGEMIGREELSALVEKIFPLVERMAENGEIITEFELITALAMEWFAESQCDIVVLEVGLGGRLDATNVISTPLVSVITSISFDHTAILGDTLAKIAYEKCGIIKENGVTVCSPGQNPEALAVIRSTAEERKNRFVPADTDSVEVLSMNLSGTGLEYRGLLVSLPFLGEHQVKNAVTALAVIEELKKQGYHIADHSIEAGFSSASFPARMEVLSADPLIVLDGAHNPGGTAVLAKAAGKYFGDRKIIAIVGMLADKDVAGAVRNFTGLFSKVFTLVPPGPRALDAQSLAEQFRKIGADAEPAQTADAALAKAFSLLDGNSALLICGSLYLAGDIRPRVLNLLYSK; this is encoded by the coding sequence ATGATAACGTATGAGGAAGCGCTTCAAAAAATAGAAAGCCTGCTCCGCTTCGGCTCCAGACCGGGCCTCGAAAGAGTGGAGAAGCTTCTTGCCCTGCTCGGAAATCCGCAGGACAGACTGAAATTCGTTCATGTGGCCGGCACTAACGGGAAAGGCTCCACCTGTGCGCTGATTGCCTCGGTGCTGAAAAAATCCCAGTATCAAACAGGGCTGTTTATTTCTCCCTTTGTCACGGATTTCTGCGAAAGAATGCAGATCAACGGTGAAATGATCGGCCGTGAGGAGCTGAGCGCCCTTGTGGAAAAAATTTTTCCCCTTGTGGAGCGGATGGCGGAGAACGGCGAAATCATTACGGAATTTGAGCTGATTACCGCGCTGGCAATGGAGTGGTTCGCAGAGAGTCAATGCGATATCGTCGTGCTGGAGGTGGGTCTCGGCGGACGTCTGGACGCGACGAACGTCATTTCCACCCCGCTTGTGTCCGTCATTACGTCGATTTCTTTTGACCACACCGCGATTTTGGGCGATACCCTCGCGAAAATCGCCTATGAAAAATGCGGCATTATCAAGGAAAACGGCGTGACCGTGTGCTCGCCCGGACAGAATCCGGAAGCGCTTGCGGTCATCAGGAGTACGGCGGAAGAGCGCAAAAACCGCTTTGTCCCGGCCGATACGGACAGCGTGGAAGTGCTGTCCATGAATCTCAGCGGAACCGGGCTCGAGTACCGCGGGCTTCTGGTCAGCCTGCCTTTCCTTGGGGAGCATCAGGTCAAAAACGCGGTGACCGCGCTGGCCGTGATCGAGGAACTGAAAAAACAGGGGTACCATATTGCCGACCACAGCATTGAGGCGGGATTTTCCTCGGCAAGCTTCCCCGCCCGGATGGAGGTGCTTTCCGCCGACCCGCTGATCGTGCTGGACGGCGCGCACAATCCCGGCGGCACCGCCGTGCTGGCGAAAGCGGCCGGAAAATATTTCGGCGATCGGAAAATCATAGCCATTGTGGGCATGCTTGCCGACAAAGACGTTGCCGGCGCCGTACGGAATTTTACGGGGCTGTTTTCCAAAGTGTTTACGCTGGTGCCGCCCGGTCCCCGCGCACTGGACGCACAATCGCTCGCGGAACAGTTTCGCAAAATCGGTGCGGACGCGGAGCCCGCGCAAACCGCCGACGCGGCCCTTGCGAAAGCATTTTCCCTGCTGGATGGGAACAGCGCGCTGCTGATCTGCGGCTCGCTCTACCTTGCGGGCGATATCCGGCCGCGCGTCCTCAATCTGCTTTATTCAAAATAA
- the spoIIAB gene encoding anti-sigma F factor: protein MKPMNEMTVSFPSCSANESFGRAAVAAFAAQLDPTIDELSDIKTAVSEAVTNCIVHAYRNTIGIIYITCKLYENGRISIRIRDKGCGIEDIEQAMQPLFSTSEDEERAGLGFAVMESFMDVLRVTSKPGRGTSVTMSKTIQRRRTEKNH, encoded by the coding sequence ATGAAGCCAATGAATGAAATGACGGTCTCCTTCCCAAGCTGTTCGGCAAACGAATCCTTCGGCAGGGCGGCGGTTGCGGCGTTTGCCGCGCAGCTTGACCCTACGATCGATGAACTGAGCGATATCAAAACAGCGGTTTCAGAGGCGGTTACCAACTGTATTGTCCACGCCTACCGCAATACCATAGGGATCATATACATAACCTGTAAACTATACGAGAACGGCAGAATCAGCATCCGTATCCGCGACAAGGGCTGCGGCATCGAAGATATCGAACAGGCCATGCAGCCGCTGTTCAGCACTTCCGAGGACGAAGAACGCGCGGGGCTGGGCTTTGCCGTCATGGAGAGCTTCATGGATGTTCTGAGAGTGACCTCCAAGCCGGGGCGCGGAACGTCGGTCACCATGAGCAAAACCATCCAGCGCCGCCGGACGGAAAAAAACCATTAA
- a CDS encoding valine--tRNA ligase, protein MSRELAKTYDPQEVEDRIYDFWLSGGYFHAEPDPEKQPYTIVIPPPNITGQLHMGHALDETLQDILIRWRRMQGYSALWLPGTDHASIATEAKIVEAMRKEGITKDEIGREAFLERAWKWKEKYGGRIIEQLKKLGSSCDWERERFTLDEGCSKAVREVFVRLYEKGLIYRGERIINWCPHCRTSISDAEVEFSEHDGFFWHLRYPFKDGSGSIQLATTRPETMLGDTAVAVHPEDERYAGLVGKTLVLPLVNREIPLIADTYVERDFGTGVVKITPAHDPNDFEVGLRHDLPVINVMDDGGNMNENAGKYAGMPALEARKQIVEDLKAQGFLVEVEPIKHNVGSCYRCGTVVEPRVSKQWFVKMKPLAGPALQEVKDEKVKFVPDRFEKIYDHWMENIKDWCISRQLWWGHRIPAWYCQDCGETVVSRGEPHTCPKCGSKNLKQDEDTLDTWFSSALWPFSTLGWPDKTEDLKYFYPTDTLVTGYDIIFFWVARMIFSGIEQMGEVPFHTVLIHGLVRDAKGRKMSKSLGNGVDPLEIIEKFGADALRFTLATGNSPGNDMRFSDEKVESSRNFANKIWNASRFILMNIDGHDVKNELPANLAMEDRWIVDSFNRVTKEITENLEHFELGIAVQKLYDFLWDEFCDWYIEIAKIRLNSDDRETAQGVRQVLVWVMSGTLKLLHPFMPYITEEIWQTLPHEGESIMVSRWPQYEESRCFPQAAENMRSIMEAVRAVRNRRSEMNVPPSRKTHLYIATGDAAMFEEGREIIKKLAYATEVEIGSDYQLDGAATIVTANAKLYIPMSELVDKKAELERLTKELESAQKQYQNAQEKLANEKFMSKAPTNVVEGVRQNADKLRDHIALIQSGIEALK, encoded by the coding sequence ATGAGCAGGGAACTTGCAAAGACCTATGACCCACAGGAAGTGGAGGACAGAATTTATGACTTCTGGCTCTCCGGCGGCTATTTCCACGCCGAGCCGGACCCTGAGAAGCAGCCATATACCATCGTGATTCCGCCCCCGAACATTACCGGACAGCTCCACATGGGACATGCCCTGGACGAAACCCTGCAGGATATCCTGATCCGCTGGAGAAGGATGCAGGGCTATTCGGCGCTCTGGCTGCCGGGAACCGACCACGCTTCCATTGCCACAGAGGCGAAAATCGTCGAGGCGATGCGCAAAGAGGGCATTACCAAAGACGAAATCGGCCGCGAGGCTTTTTTGGAACGCGCGTGGAAATGGAAGGAAAAATACGGCGGAAGAATCATTGAACAGCTGAAAAAGCTGGGTTCCTCCTGCGACTGGGAACGCGAGCGCTTTACCTTAGACGAGGGCTGCTCCAAAGCCGTCCGGGAGGTTTTTGTAAGACTGTACGAAAAGGGCCTGATCTACCGCGGGGAACGCATCATCAACTGGTGCCCGCACTGCCGCACCTCTATTTCCGACGCGGAAGTGGAGTTCAGCGAGCACGACGGCTTCTTCTGGCACCTGCGCTATCCTTTCAAGGACGGCAGCGGTTCCATTCAGCTGGCTACCACCCGTCCGGAGACCATGCTGGGAGACACCGCGGTCGCGGTACATCCCGAAGACGAACGCTATGCGGGTCTGGTGGGGAAGACGCTGGTCCTCCCTCTTGTAAACCGCGAGATCCCGCTGATTGCGGATACTTATGTTGAGCGCGATTTCGGAACCGGAGTGGTAAAAATCACCCCGGCCCACGACCCGAACGACTTTGAAGTCGGCCTGCGCCATGATCTGCCGGTCATCAATGTCATGGATGACGGCGGCAATATGAATGAGAACGCCGGGAAATACGCCGGTATGCCCGCCCTGGAGGCCCGCAAACAGATTGTGGAGGACCTGAAGGCACAGGGCTTTCTTGTCGAGGTCGAACCGATCAAGCACAACGTCGGCTCCTGCTACCGCTGCGGCACCGTTGTGGAGCCGCGTGTTTCCAAGCAGTGGTTTGTAAAAATGAAGCCGCTGGCTGGGCCCGCTCTTCAGGAAGTAAAGGACGAGAAAGTGAAATTTGTTCCCGACCGTTTTGAAAAGATTTACGACCACTGGATGGAAAACATCAAGGACTGGTGTATTTCCCGCCAGCTTTGGTGGGGCCACCGCATTCCCGCGTGGTACTGCCAGGACTGCGGGGAAACGGTCGTTTCCCGCGGGGAACCCCACACCTGCCCGAAGTGCGGTTCCAAAAACCTGAAGCAGGACGAGGACACCCTCGATACCTGGTTCAGCTCCGCGCTCTGGCCGTTTTCCACCCTCGGCTGGCCGGACAAAACCGAGGACCTGAAATACTTCTATCCGACCGATACCCTTGTCACCGGCTACGATATTATTTTCTTCTGGGTCGCCCGCATGATTTTCTCCGGCATTGAGCAGATGGGAGAGGTCCCGTTCCATACCGTGCTGATTCACGGCCTTGTCCGCGACGCGAAGGGCAGAAAAATGAGCAAGTCGCTGGGCAACGGTGTGGACCCGCTTGAAATCATTGAAAAATTCGGCGCGGACGCGCTCCGCTTTACCCTCGCAACGGGCAACAGCCCCGGGAACGACATGCGTTTTTCCGACGAGAAGGTGGAGTCCAGCCGCAATTTTGCCAATAAAATCTGGAACGCCTCGCGCTTTATCCTCATGAATATCGACGGTCATGACGTAAAGAATGAGCTTCCCGCGAACCTTGCGATGGAAGATCGGTGGATCGTCGATTCCTTCAACCGCGTGACGAAGGAGATCACGGAAAACCTGGAGCATTTCGAGCTCGGGATCGCCGTACAGAAGCTTTACGATTTCCTCTGGGACGAATTCTGCGACTGGTATATTGAAATCGCGAAAATCCGCCTGAATTCCGACGATCGGGAAACCGCGCAGGGCGTGCGTCAGGTGCTTGTCTGGGTCATGAGCGGCACCCTGAAGCTGCTGCATCCGTTTATGCCGTATATTACCGAGGAAATCTGGCAGACGCTTCCGCACGAGGGCGAGTCCATCATGGTGTCCCGCTGGCCGCAGTACGAGGAAAGCCGTTGCTTCCCGCAGGCCGCGGAGAACATGCGCAGCATTATGGAAGCGGTGCGCGCCGTCCGCAACCGCCGTTCCGAAATGAACGTACCGCCTTCACGCAAGACCCATCTCTATATTGCCACCGGCGACGCCGCCATGTTTGAAGAAGGCAGGGAAATCATCAAAAAGCTCGCCTACGCCACGGAGGTGGAAATCGGGTCCGATTATCAGCTCGACGGCGCGGCGACCATTGTCACGGCCAACGCGAAGCTGTATATCCCCATGTCCGAACTGGTGGACAAGAAGGCGGAGCTTGAACGCCTGACCAAAGAACTGGAATCCGCACAGAAGCAGTATCAGAACGCACAGGAGAAGCTTGCCAACGAGAAATTCATGTCGAAGGCTCCCACGAACGTAGTGGAAGGCGTCAGGCAGAACGCCGACAAGCTGCGCGATCACATCGCGCTGATTCAGTCCGGTATCGAAGCTTTAAAGTAG
- a CDS encoding sigma-70 family RNA polymerase sigma factor, giving the protein MDREQTISDNIGLVHACVKHFKGRGVEYDDLFQAGCLGLVKAVDNFDSERGVKFSTYAVPVILGEIRRLFRDGGAIKVGRGLKELSMRAARESAAFSEREGRTPTVGELAELLNVEPAEAAQALGASQLPLSLTASPEEGGGQIDVSVESGDDKIAELLSLKQVVTELPPKDRSIIVFRYFKSRTQTQTAEALGMTQVQVSRREKVILNQLREKLS; this is encoded by the coding sequence ATGGACAGAGAGCAAACAATCAGTGATAATATCGGTCTTGTGCATGCCTGCGTCAAGCATTTCAAAGGACGCGGGGTGGAATACGACGACCTTTTTCAGGCCGGTTGTCTGGGCCTTGTCAAGGCTGTGGACAATTTCGACAGTGAGCGCGGGGTCAAATTTTCCACTTATGCCGTCCCGGTTATTCTGGGGGAGATCAGGCGGCTTTTCCGTGACGGCGGCGCAATCAAGGTCGGCAGGGGGCTGAAAGAGCTGTCCATGCGCGCCGCGCGGGAATCGGCCGCGTTCAGCGAGCGGGAAGGACGCACACCGACTGTCGGCGAGCTTGCGGAGCTCCTGAATGTGGAACCCGCCGAGGCCGCTCAGGCGCTCGGGGCTTCCCAGCTTCCGCTTTCGCTCACCGCCTCTCCGGAAGAGGGGGGAGGCCAGATCGATGTGAGCGTGGAAAGCGGCGACGACAAAATCGCGGAGCTGCTTTCCCTGAAGCAGGTTGTCACGGAGCTTCCGCCCAAAGACCGAAGCATCATCGTTTTCCGCTATTTCAAAAGCCGGACACAGACGCAGACCGCGGAGGCGCTCGGCATGACGCAGGTGCAGGTATCCCGGCGCGAAAAAGTGATTTTGAATCAATTGCGTGAAAAATTGTCGTGA